GTAGCCGGCGTAGGGCTCGATCGGCATGAGGTACGGCGCCGATGACGTGACGGTGCCGCGGGCGGAGGCGGTCGTCCCGTCCGCGGCGGCGGCACCGACCATGCCGGCCGCGACGCCCGTCACGACCAGCAGCAGGCACGCTGCCACGCGCACGAACGCTCGCATCGTCACGCCCCACCTTTCCCTCGAGATCGCATCTTTCACGCGAAGGTAGGCGCCCCCTCGATCACCGTCAGGCGATCGCCAGAAGATCACTCGTGTAGTTCCCGGGGCGTCACGTGGGTTCCGATCCGCGCCTGACCGATCACTTGCAGCAATGGAAAGTGACCAGTATGGTTTCCAGAATGGAAAGCGATGAAGCCAGGAGACAGCTGCGCGAGATCGAGCGCGGCGAGGCCGCGAGCTGGTTGCACTTCGCCGTTCACGACAGGTGGCAGCCCCTGGGCTTCGGTATCTGGGCCGGCGCCTTCGTGCTGTCGCTCGGACTGCTCGACGGGTCTTCGCGCAGCCTGGCGACCCTTGCGCTCATCGCGGCGCCGTGGGGCTACGTCGCGTGGGACCGGCAGCGTCGCGCGGTCTACCCCAGCGGTCCGATGCCTCCTGAGCTGCGACGTTCCACCTGGGCGCTCGTGGCCCTCTCGATCGCCGTCGCAATCCTGTCGTCCTCCGTCTACTTCGCAGCCGGCGCATGGGCCGCCGCACTCGCCGCAGGGATCGCCACAGCGGGGGCGGTGGAGCTGTACGGCTGCGTCTACGCCGCAGACGCGGAGCGGGTCCGCCGGCGGCTCGCATGAGCCGCGCGGCCACCGGCTCCGCCCTCGACGGGCTCGACCCGATCCTCAACGCCCCGAAGCGGTTGGCGATCATGGCCGTCCTCGAAGGCTCGCAGTTCGCAGAGTTCGGCTTCCTGCGCGATCACCTCGCGGTCAGCGACTCGGACCTGTCCAAGCAGGCCGCCACCCTGGAAGCGGCCGGCTATCTCACCATCCGCAAGTCCGGCCGAGGCCGAGGCGGGCTGACCTCCTACCAGGCGACGGCCGCCGGCACGGCGGCCTACCGCCGACACCGGGACGCGCTCCGCGCCATGCTGGGCTGACGCCGACCTGTCCCTCAGTTCCTACGCGATCCGCCTGCCGAAGCAGCGGCTGAGCTCGGAGCCGCAGTAGTGGCCGAAACCGGGGATCGGCTCGTAGCCCGAGGACGTGTAGAGCGCGATGGCCTCGGGCTGCTTCATCCCCGTCTCGAGCACCATCGCCTCGATGCCGGCCTCCGCGGCCGTGGCCTCGAGGTGGGCGAGCATCCGGCGCGCGACGCCCCGACGCTGGGCGGCCGGGACGACGTACATCCGCTTCACCTCGGCGGTGACCTCCGCCCCGAGCGCGCGCACCGAGCTGCGACGCCAGGCACCGGTCGCGACGGGGGTGCCCTCGACGTAGGCGACGTAGAACCTGCCCTGCGGGTCCTCGAAGTCGGCCGGGTCGATCGGCGACTCGTCCTGGCCGCCGTAGCGCGCGACGTACTCCGCCTGCACCGCCTCGATGAGGGCCTGCGCGTCGGGGTGGGTGATCGGGACCCGCACCACCTGCAGGTCGGTCTCCATCCGTGGTCCCCTGTCGTGATCCTGTGTGAGCGGGTGCCACAATAGGTGGCGCTGACAGCGTCGTCAGGACCGCCGTTCCGTGTTCCACCGTGATCCCACGTGAGGTTCCTCCATGACCGACGCCCTGAAGATCCCCGCCGAGCTCCTCCCGGCCGATGGCCGCTTCGGCGCGGGTCCGTCCAAGATCCAGACCAGCCACCTCGACGCCCTCGCCGCCACCGGCGACACGTTGATGGGCACCTCGCACCGGCAGGCGCCGGTCAAGAAGACCGTCGGCCGCGTGCGCGAGGGGCTGGCCGCGCTGTTCGACCTGCCCGAGGCCTACGAGGTGGTGCTCGGCAACGGCGGCGCCACCGCCTTCTGGGACATCGCCTGCTTCGGCCTGATCCGTGAGAAGAGCCAGCACCTGTCGTTCGGCGAGTTCTCCTCGAAGTTCGCCACGTCGGCCAGGAAGGCGCCGTGGCTCGCCGACCCGAGCGTCATCGCCAGCGAGCCCGGCTCGCGGCCCGACGCGGTCGCGGAGGAGGGCGTCGACGCCTACGCCTGGGCGCACAACGAGACGTCCACCGCGGTCATGGCGCCCGTACGCCGCCCGGCGGACGTGGCCGACGACGCGCTGGTGCTGGTCGACGCGACCTCCGGCGCCGGCGGCCTGCCGGTCGACCTGCACCAGGTCGACACCTACTACTTCGCGCCGCAGAAGTGCTTCGCCTCCGACGGCGGCCTGTGGATCGCACTGATGTCACCGCGCGCCCTGGCCCGCGCCGAGGAGATCGCTGCCAGCGACCGCTACGTCCCGCCCTTCTTCGACCTGCCGACCGCGATCGACAACTCGTCGAAGAACCAGACCTACAACACCCCGTCGGTCGCCACGCTCTTCCTGATGGCCGAGCAGCTCGACTGGATGAACGCCCAAGGTGGGCTGTCGGCGATGGTCGACCGCACCACGGCGTCCTCGGACGCGCTCTACGGATGGGCCGAGCGCACCGCCTACACCACGCCGTACGTCACCGAGGCCGCCGACCGCTCGCTGGTGATCGGCACGATCGACTTCGACGACTCCATCGACGCCGCCTCGATCGCCGCGACCCTGCGCGCCAACGGCATCGTCGACACCGAGCCCTACCGCAAGCTCGGGCGCAACCAGCTGCGGATCGCGATGTACCCCGCGATCGACCCCTCCGACGTCGAGAAGCTCACCGCCGCGATCGACCACGTCGTCGCCCACAGCTGAGGCTCCTCCTGCCGAGCGGGCGCTTCCTCGCGGCAGACCACGCCGACCGGGCACTTCCTTTCGAAGGAAGTGCCCGGTCGGCGCGTTCCAGCGCAAGGAAGTGCCCGGTCGGTGCATTTCAGCGCGAGGAAGCGCCCGGTCAGTGCCCGGTCAGTCTGCGAGGAGCTTGAGCACCGCGCGCTCGAGGGCGGCCTGACGGGCGTCGTCGGTGTCGTAGCGGCCACGCACCTTGATCGTGCGGCCGCGCTCGTAGGCCTCGACGACCCGCGGGTCGACGTAGGACGAGCGGGCCAGCGTCGGGGTGTTGCCGAGGAAGTCCGAGACCTCCTTCATCGCGCTCGATACCGCACGCTTGCGCGAGGTCTTGGTCTTCCCCGGCTCGTCGGTCTCGGCGAGCGCGGCGGCGGCGATGACGGTCGCGTGCCAGGTGCGGAAGTCCTTGGCGGAGGCGTCGATCCCCATGCAGGTGCGGATGTAGTCGTTGACCTCGGCCGAGCTCAGCCCGCGCCAGGTGCGACCGTCCTTCCAGGCCAGCAGCTCGTCGCCGCCGCCGCGACGGCGCCGCATCACGTCGATCGACTCGATGGCCGGTTCGTCGTCGATGTCGATGCAGTGCTCGACCCCGGACTTGCCGACGAAGCAGAAGCGCAGGCCGCCGGCGTGCCGCGAGACGTGCTCCTTGCGCAGGGTGGTGAGCCCAAACGAGCCGTTGGTGTCGGTGTAGACGTCGTTGCCGATGCGGAAGTAGCCCAGGTCCAGCAGGCGTACGGCGACCGCGCACGCACGCTCGAGCGACATGCCCTCGGAGCCCATGTCGGTGAGCACGCGCTCGCGGGCCCTCGACAGCGCCTTGCCGAAGCCGAGGATGCGGTCGAACTTCGCCGCGTCACGGCTGGTGCGCCACTGCGGGTGGTAGAGGTACTGGCGGCGACCGGCGTCGTCGGTGCCGACGGCCTGGAGGTGGCCGTTGGCGTAGGGGGTGATCCAGACGTCCTTCCAGGCCGGCGGGATGACGAGGTCCTTGCACCGCTGGACCTGCTCGGCGTCGAGCTTGTTGCCGTCCTGGTCGAGGTAGGTGAAGCCCTTGCCGGAACGGCGTCGGGTCCAGCCCGGCTGGTCGGGGAACGTACGCCGCAGTCGGGGCATGCGGTGAACCTACTCACCGCGACCCCGACGTGCGGACACCCCGAGGGAGGTCAGTCCGGCCGGAGACCCCTCAGACGTCGTGGCCGCCCTCGAGCAGGCGTCGCGCCAGCTCTCGCTGGGCGTCGCTCAGCAGGTCCTCGGGGATGCTCACGGGGTCGTTGCCGGCGACGGTGAACGTGTAGAGGTACATGTCGGGGCGGGGCGGGGAGGCCTTGACGACGGGGTGGGACAGCGCGTCGGCCACCAGCGCCGGCAGGTCGGGCTCGGTGGGGTCGTCCAGGTCGACCTCGGCCGCCTGGGTCCGTCCGACGAAGCCTCCGCTGCGCTCCACCCGGAGCCTGCCAGCCGCAGCGGCCACCGGCGTCGCGGCCCCGGTCCCGCCCGGCTCCACCCCGACCTGGCCCCACGCCTCGCGCACGACGTCGCCGTGCTCGCCGGCCGCCGCGACCGTCGCTGCGGCGAAGGTTGCGAAGTCCGCCCCGGGCGGGACGTCACCGCCGGCGAGGGCGGCGTACCAGATCCGGCCGGCCCCCTCGACCGCACGACCGCCCATCGCCACCGCCGCGAGCTGGAAGGCCTTGTTGGGGATGCCGGAGTTGAGGTGGACACCGCCGTTGTCGGCCGCGGTGACGACGTAGTCGTCCATGTGCCCGACCTGCGGGTCCGCGCCCACCTC
This sequence is a window from Nocardioides sp. S5. Protein-coding genes within it:
- a CDS encoding transcriptional regulator, giving the protein MSRAATGSALDGLDPILNAPKRLAIMAVLEGSQFAEFGFLRDHLAVSDSDLSKQAATLEAAGYLTIRKSGRGRGGLTSYQATAAGTAAYRRHRDALRAMLG
- a CDS encoding GNAT family N-acetyltransferase, producing the protein METDLQVVRVPITHPDAQALIEAVQAEYVARYGGQDESPIDPADFEDPQGRFYVAYVEGTPVATGAWRRSSVRALGAEVTAEVKRMYVVPAAQRRGVARRMLAHLEATAAEAGIEAMVLETGMKQPEAIALYTSSGYEPIPGFGHYCGSELSRCFGRRIA
- the serC gene encoding phosphoserine transaminase, whose translation is MTDALKIPAELLPADGRFGAGPSKIQTSHLDALAATGDTLMGTSHRQAPVKKTVGRVREGLAALFDLPEAYEVVLGNGGATAFWDIACFGLIREKSQHLSFGEFSSKFATSARKAPWLADPSVIASEPGSRPDAVAEEGVDAYAWAHNETSTAVMAPVRRPADVADDALVLVDATSGAGGLPVDLHQVDTYYFAPQKCFASDGGLWIALMSPRALARAEEIAASDRYVPPFFDLPTAIDNSSKNQTYNTPSVATLFLMAEQLDWMNAQGGLSAMVDRTTASSDALYGWAERTAYTTPYVTEAADRSLVIGTIDFDDSIDAASIAATLRANGIVDTEPYRKLGRNQLRIAMYPAIDPSDVEKLTAAIDHVVAHS
- a CDS encoding DNA topoisomerase IB, translating into MPRLRRTFPDQPGWTRRRSGKGFTYLDQDGNKLDAEQVQRCKDLVIPPAWKDVWITPYANGHLQAVGTDDAGRRQYLYHPQWRTSRDAAKFDRILGFGKALSRARERVLTDMGSEGMSLERACAVAVRLLDLGYFRIGNDVYTDTNGSFGLTTLRKEHVSRHAGGLRFCFVGKSGVEHCIDIDDEPAIESIDVMRRRRGGGDELLAWKDGRTWRGLSSAEVNDYIRTCMGIDASAKDFRTWHATVIAAAALAETDEPGKTKTSRKRAVSSAMKEVSDFLGNTPTLARSSYVDPRVVEAYERGRTIKVRGRYDTDDARQAALERAVLKLLAD